The Chitinispirillales bacterium genome contains the following window.
GTCTCCATCCGAACAGTTTTCTTCTTCATATTGCTCAATATCCGCTTTTGCGACAACTTCTATCGTTCTTGCCGAGTCGATATTGTTTACGTTGCCGCCCAAATCGAGAATCATTTCAATATATTCTATGGATGTTTTTGTAATTTCTTCGCCCGGGCATAAAACAGGTATTCCCGGCGGATAAGGCACAACACTCGCCGTAGAAATTCTACCTTCCGATTCGGCAAGCGGAACACGGACGCTCGTCATACTAAACGCATCTGATGGTACGTATTTTTGTTGTGGAATCGTATCTAAACGCATATTTTTCAACGGAAGCTCATCGTGATATTTATTTTCTTCGTGAATTACAACCAACGCGTTAAAAAGAGCGTCAAAATCTTCTTTTACATTATCCATTGTAGTAATAAAGACAACGTTGTACAGATCGCAGAGTTCCGGTTGAACGTTAAACCTATTGCGTAATTCTCTGTCCAAATCAAAGCCGGAAATTCCAAGTCTTCGGCAGTGAATTACAAGCCGTGTCGGATCAAAATTGAAAACGTCGGTTTTTTGATCGACTATCGACAAACGAGTCAAAACCTGCATTTTCAATTTAAAAAGTTTTATGTTGTCAAGTAATTCGCCAAGCAATTTTTCACCCTGAGTCGCAAGAATTTCGCGTGCAATGTCGAGCGACGACATTAAAATATACGATGGAGAAGTCGTCTGAATCATTACCAAAATATGTTTAAGCGTATTTGCGTCAATTAAATCAGAACGAACATGTAAAAGCGACGCTTGTGTCAGAGCCAAAAGAGTTTTATGCGCCGATTGAATGCATATATCCGCACCGCCTTCCATCGCACTTTCAGGAAGTTCCTGATGAAATTTCAGGTGCGGTCCGTGCGCCTCGTCCACAAAAAGCGGTTTACCGTAATGGTGACAAACTTTTGCAATTTCACGAATATTGGAACAAACGCCGTAAAAATTAGGAGAAGTGATAAATACTCCCTTACAATCCGGATTTTTAACGATAGCCTTTTCAATAGATTCAGGTGTAATATGCGCCGAAACCCCATATTCTTCGTTATATTCCGGAGCCACATAAATCGGAACTGCGCCGGCAAGAGTAAGCGATGCGACAACAGACCTGTGACAATTTCGCCCGATAATGAGTTTATCGTTATGATTACAAAGCGTAAGAATCGACGCCAATATTCCACAGGACGATCCGTTTATCAAAAAAAACGTTCTATCCGCTCCGAAAAGCTGCGCCGCCAAATCCTGCGCCTCTTTTATTATTGTTTCAGGAAAATGAAGGTTATCGGTTCCCGGAATTTCCGTTACGTCGATTTTTGGAATATAGTCAACAAATTCCTGCGGCAGACCGCGTCCGTGTTTGTGCCCGGGCATATAAAACGACACCGGATTTGAATCCACATACCGCTTCAACGCGTTAAAAATCGGGGTATTCATTCGTTTTCCTTTGTCAAAGAAATTACAAATATAAAAAATAACAAATTGCTCGAATAATTTGCAGAAATTCAGCCAAAATTCATAAAATTAACCGGATTTTTTATTCTTTCCGGTAATCTTCTCGAAAATATCCAGATATATCTGTGCGGGTATCTTTTCTTTAACTTCTTTCAAAATATACATATATCTTTGAGTCAGTATCTTTTCTTTTTCACTTCTCATTTTATTTAGCCAAGCCATTACCCATTCGATTATCCATTCCGCAAGTTCGTAAGGATATTTTTCATTGTCAATATCGGGAAGTATTTTTTCCGCAACTATAGCGCTGCAATTTATTCTTCTATATTGATCGCGTTGTTTTGAAAGCGAATCGTCTTTTCTTGCTCTGTAAATGTAAATCGGCATATATGTAATAGTTATCTCTGTCGCTTTTTTGAAACAAGAATAACGGAAATAAACATCTTGCGTAATCGGCAAATCTTCTGAAAAAAGTAAATTGTTATTTTTAATAAAATCGACTTCATAAAGCGTAGCCCATACTCCGCAAGGAATAATATTATCTATTTGATGCATTGAGTATCGAAGCCAATATTTAATAATTTCCGTTTCTATTAAAGTTTCTTCAAATTCTTTTTGTTTCTGTTTGGAAATAATACCTTCATAAATAATATTCCAAATTCGTTCGTTCATGTCAAATGAAAAAAGCTTGCTCCAAATATCTTCTCCGACAGACACCACAGCGCCTTGAATAATTTTCGCCTTTGGATATTTTCTTGCGAATTTTAACAAATACTCAATGCAATTAGGAGTAATTATATCATCGCTGTCCATAAAAAATAAATAATCCCCTCCTCCTTCCGTCTTTAGAGCTTGCAGGATTCCGGTATTTCGTGCGACGGAAACATTTTTGTTGGTATCATGTTTGATTAATTTATATTTAATTTCTTGCGTTGAATTGTTTTTTATAAGTTCCTGCAATATTTCCAAAGAATTATCTGGAGAGCGGTCATCGACAAAAATCGCTTCAATATTTTTGTATGTTTGGTTGGCAATGGAATAAAAACATTCTGCAATATATTTCTCGGCGTTATATACCGGAATTATTATAATGACTTTAATTTTATTTTCTGCAGTTTCCATATATTTTAACAAAAAGAGCGGGAAACCCCCGCTCCAAATAATAACTATTCTTTTACGGCTTTGACCGAAAGGCGAACTTTTCCGCTTTTTTCCAACCCGATCAACTTAACGTCAATCGTATCGCCTTCTTTTATGTATTCTTTAACGTTCTCAACTCGTTTATCGTCAAGTTCCGAAATGTGAACAAGTCCTTCTTTGCCGGGCAAATATTCCACAAACGCCCCAAAATCGACAATAGTTTTCACCTTCGCAGAATAAATTTTTCCTATTTCTGGTTCTTCCATTTGTACTTCAATTCTTCGGACCGCCGCCTCCGCTATCGCTTGTGTTTTACCGGAAACCTGAACTGTTCCGTCTTCGGAAATATTTACAATCGCGCCGGTTGTCTCTTGTATCGCTTTAATATTTTTTCCGCCGGGACCGATGAGTTCGCCGATTTTGGATTCCGCTATTTTTGTTGTGAGAATAGACGGCGCAAACGTACTTAAACTCTTACGCGGAGCGGAAATCGCCTCGTTCATAACTTTCAATATATGCATTCTCGCATCACGGGCTTGCGCCAACGCTTCACTCATAAGTTCAGGAGTTATCCCGTCGATTTTTATATCCATCTGAATAGCCGTAACGCCGTTCTTTGTACCGGTAACCTTAAAATCCATATCTCCCAAATGATCTTCCGTTCCCAAAATATCGGTAAGTATCGCGGTTTTCTCACCCTCTTTAATAAGCCCCATCGCAACACCGGCAACCGCTTCTTTCGTAGGAACTCCCGCCGCCATAAGAGCAAGAGAGCCGCCGCAAACCGAAGCCATTGACGACGAACCGTTGGATTCCAATATTTCCGAAACCAAGCGGACGGTATAAGGAAAATTTGTCTCTGACGGAATCATAGGAGCAAGCGCTCTTTCAGCCAAATGCCCGTGTCCGATTTCTCTACGTCCTACGCTTCCGATTCTTTTGCATTCGCCAACCGAATATGCGGGAAAATTGTAATGCAAATAATACGTTTTTCTATAATCTCTTTGAAGTCCGTCAACGATTTTCTCATCGGATTTCGTTCCAAGCGTACAAACCGCCAAACTTTGCGTTTCACCTCTGGTAAAAACAACCGAGCCGTGCGCACGCGGCAGAAAATCCAATTCTATTTTAATAGGACGAACTTCGTTAAGTTTTCTTCCGCCTATACGAACCCGTTCGTTAAGAATGGTATTTCTCATATCGTGGAATTCAATATCTTCATAAGCCGCTTTTATATCTTCTCCTTGTTCCGGATATTTTTCTGCAAGGGCGACAACTGTTTCCTTTTTAAGTTCCGCCATTTTGCCGTAACGTTCTTGTTTTACGCCCAAGAAAGAATACTCGTGCAAACGAGAACCCACGTACTCTTTGACATCGGCGTCAATCTGTGGATTTCTGCCTTCAGGATGAATAAATTCCGTAGGTTTGATATTCATTTCCGCAAGCATTTCTTTTTGCATTGCAACGAGGGTTTTTATGTGCGAATGAGCAAACATTATCGCCTCGACCAATTCTTCTTCCGGCACTTCATACGCTCCGCCTTCAACCATCATTATAGAATCGGCGGTTCCCGCTACGGTCAACTCAATATCACTTTTCTTCCGCTGTTTAAGCGTAGGAAAAACAATCAACTCTCCGTCAACTTTTCCGAC
Protein-coding sequences here:
- a CDS encoding aminotransferase class I/II-fold pyridoxal phosphate-dependent enzyme, which translates into the protein MNTPIFNALKRYVDSNPVSFYMPGHKHGRGLPQEFVDYIPKIDVTEIPGTDNLHFPETIIKEAQDLAAQLFGADRTFFLINGSSCGILASILTLCNHNDKLIIGRNCHRSVVASLTLAGAVPIYVAPEYNEEYGVSAHITPESIEKAIVKNPDCKGVFITSPNFYGVCSNIREIAKVCHHYGKPLFVDEAHGPHLKFHQELPESAMEGGADICIQSAHKTLLALTQASLLHVRSDLIDANTLKHILVMIQTTSPSYILMSSLDIAREILATQGEKLLGELLDNIKLFKLKMQVLTRLSIVDQKTDVFNFDPTRLVIHCRRLGISGFDLDRELRNRFNVQPELCDLYNVVFITTMDNVKEDFDALFNALVVIHEENKYHDELPLKNMRLDTIPQQKYVPSDAFSMTSVRVPLAESEGRISTASVVPYPPGIPVLCPGEEITKTSIEYIEMILDLGGNVNNIDSARTIEVVAKADIEQYEEENCSDGDG
- a CDS encoding polyribonucleotide nucleotidyltransferase — encoded protein: MTIHTKSMKIGEVEITLETGRVAKQAAGSATVRIGDSMVLSTVCAGPEVEGQDFFPLTVEYIEKAYAAGKIPGGFMKRESKPSDDEVLIARIIDRPIRPLFPDGYSREVQLVNTVISADEENSADVATIMSASLSLCKSDLPFNEPVAGVSVGKVDGELIVFPTLKQRKKSDIELTVAGTADSIMMVEGGAYEVPEEELVEAIMFAHSHIKTLVAMQKEMLAEMNIKPTEFIHPEGRNPQIDADVKEYVGSRLHEYSFLGVKQERYGKMAELKKETVVALAEKYPEQGEDIKAAYEDIEFHDMRNTILNERVRIGGRKLNEVRPIKIELDFLPRAHGSVVFTRGETQSLAVCTLGTKSDEKIVDGLQRDYRKTYYLHYNFPAYSVGECKRIGSVGRREIGHGHLAERALAPMIPSETNFPYTVRLVSEILESNGSSSMASVCGGSLALMAAGVPTKEAVAGVAMGLIKEGEKTAILTDILGTEDHLGDMDFKVTGTKNGVTAIQMDIKIDGITPELMSEALAQARDARMHILKVMNEAISAPRKSLSTFAPSILTTKIAESKIGELIGPGGKNIKAIQETTGAIVNISEDGTVQVSGKTQAIAEAAVRRIEVQMEEPEIGKIYSAKVKTIVDFGAFVEYLPGKEGLVHISELDDKRVENVKEYIKEGDTIDVKLIGLEKSGKVRLSVKAVKE
- a CDS encoding glycosyltransferase, whose protein sequence is MLKYMETAENKIKVIIIIPVYNAEKYIAECFYSIANQTYKNIEAIFVDDRSPDNSLEILQELIKNNSTQEIKYKLIKHDTNKNVSVARNTGILQALKTEGGGDYLFFMDSDDIITPNCIEYLLKFARKYPKAKIIQGAVVSVGEDIWSKLFSFDMNERIWNIIYEGIISKQKQKEFEETLIETEIIKYWLRYSMHQIDNIIPCGVWATLYEVDFIKNNNLLFSEDLPITQDVYFRYSCFKKATEITITYMPIYIYRARKDDSLSKQRDQYRRINCSAIVAEKILPDIDNEKYPYELAEWIIEWVMAWLNKMRSEKEKILTQRYMYILKEVKEKIPAQIYLDIFEKITGKNKKSG